The Lycium barbarum isolate Lr01 chromosome 9, ASM1917538v2, whole genome shotgun sequence genome has a segment encoding these proteins:
- the LOC132612019 gene encoding protein ENHANCED PSEUDOMONAS SUSCEPTIBILITY 1-like: MEEINIISTCLVGATPIESISDNNTPKVSKIDMTPWDLQFLLLDTIQKGLLFHKPTENNTSFIDHLKTSLSRTLHFFPPLAGRFSAFKNADDDTISFFINCNNNGVEFTHAVGPKLTVSTILDSTHVPLIVHHLFPLNNVRNFECVTKPLFGVQVTELVDGYFIGCSMSHSLGDGDCFWHFLNSWSEISRAYEVISKFPVLERYFPEKMDIPIHLPLKLDDEKLFQVIETPPLMERIFHLSKESIAKLKAKANTEMGVKSISSLQAYLAHLWRSLTRCRNIDAEKEVVINLVIGARPRLNPPLPEEYFGNAAHIKQVKTTAGELLKNGLGWAAMQMNKAVSSQNSEEVMKFYNWWAENPVLFSKGSVFRFGISSSPRYNIYGTDFGWGKPIAVRSGMAMKNNGKVTLFPGAKEGSVDIEVCLSPETLQAMENDQEFMDVVTN, translated from the exons ATGGAAGAAATTAACATCATCTCCACCTGTTTAGTTGGAGCAACACCAATTGAATCAATTTCAGACAACAACACCCCTAAAGTTTCTAAAATTGATATGACACCATGGGATTTACAATTCCTCCTCCTTGACACTATCCAAAAAGGTCTCCTTTTTCACAAACCAACAGAAAATAATACATCATTCATTGACCACTTGAAAACATCTCTTTCTCGCACTTTGCACTTTTTTCCTCCTTTAGCCGGCCGTTTCTCCGCCTTTAAAAACGCTGACGATGACACAATTTCTTTCTTCATAAACTGTAACAACAACGGCGTGGAATTCACCCACGCCGTTGGTCCAAAATTAACTGTTTCTACAATTCTTGATTCTACACACGTACCACTTATTGTTCACCATCTTTTTCCACTCAATAATGTTCGTAATTTCGAATGTGTTACTAAGCCTTTATTTGGTGTACAAGTAACAGAACTTGTTGATGGTTATTTTATTGGGTGCAGTATGAGTCATAGCTTAGGAGATGGGGATTGTTTTTGGCATTTCTTGAACTCTTGGTCCGAAATTTCTCGTGCGTACGAAGTTATTTCAAAGTTCCCGGTTTTAGAACGTTATTTTCCCGAGAAAATGGATATTCCAATTCATCTTCCCCTAAAGCTGGATGATGAAAAATTGTTTCAAGTAATTGAAACTCCACCTTTGATGGAGAGAATATTTCATCTTAGTAAAGAAAGTATAGCTAAACTCAAAGCAAAAGCAAATACTGAAATGGGTGTTAAGTCCATTTCTTCCTTGCAAGCTTACTTGGCTCATCTATGGCGCTCTCTTACTCGTTGTCGTAATATTGATGCTGAGAAAGAAGTCGTCATCAACCTGGTCATAG GTGCAAGACCAAGGCTAAATCCTCCTCTCCCAGAAGAGTATTTTGGAAATGCAGCTCATATCAAGCAAGTCAAGACAACTGCAGGGGAGCTACTCAAAAATGGACTAGGATGGGCTGCAATGCAAATGAACAAGGCAGTTAGCTCACAAAACTCTGAAGAAGTGATGAAATTCTATAATTGGTGGGCAGAAAATCCAGTTTTATTCTCTAAGGGCTCAGTATTTAGATTTGGCATTAGTAGTTCTCCAAGGTATAATATTTATGGTACTGATTTTGGATGGGGAAAACCAATTGCTGTGAGAAGTGGGATGGCAATGAAAAATAATGGGAAGGTTACTTTATTTCCTGGTGCAAAAGAAGGAAGTGTAGATATTGAAGTCTGCCTTTCACCAGAGACTTTGCAAGCCATGGAAAATGATCAAGAATTCATGGATGTTGTAACTAATTAA
- the LOC132612228 gene encoding uncharacterized protein LOC132612228 — protein MTNDTEPLATSRVSSMPLSDSTPVSRTSFHPDDYTHPCHPLYVHPSDVLGSSLVPVPFDGNGYSNWRRTILVALFVRNKLDFIKNISDRPPETSPLARQWQRCNDLVVSWLINFLQKDIARSVEYSELAKDIWGELEEKYGQANGGRVFELKKELSHISQGPLDIASYFNKIKQLWDEIGSISISHCSCGGSKKSDDEQKVYQFLMGLNDTYIQVRSNILMMKPLPTVSTVYSILLADEKQRHISSTSQFSSSSASFHAGTPTFTNYPGSSSSYPGPSRPHFPSKVNFDSQKSSLICKYYKRPGHSIDKCYRLHGFPPNFEFTKTNGPRKSAAHVELDTSHDNSGGSGCSAGLGGSNQAPVLPGLTQEQHSQLLSLQQ, from the coding sequence atgacaAACGACACCGAGCCTCTTGCTACTAGCAGGGTTTCCTCCATGCCTTTATCTGATTCTACACCTGTTTCTCGTACTTCCTTTCACCCCGATGATTATACGCATCCCTGTCATCCCCTATATGTTCACCCCTCTGATGTGTTAGGTTCATCTTTAGTACCAGTTCCCTTCGATGGCAATGGGTATAGTAATTGGCGAAGAACCATCTTAGTTGCCTTGTTTGTACGCAATAAGCTTGACTTTATCAAGAATATCTCTGATAGACCACCTGAGACTTCACCCTTGGCAAGACAGTGGCAACGTTGCAATGACTTAGTGGTCTCGTGGCTAATAAATTTTCTTCAGAAGGACATAGCCCGTAGTGTAGAATACTCAGAATTGGCTAAAGATATTTGGGGTGAACTAGAGGAAAAATATGGTCAAGCAAATGGCGGTAGAGTTTTTGAACTTAAGAAGGAATTATCCCACATTTCCCAGGGTCCTTTAGACATAGCATCCTACTTCAATAAAATCAAACAGCTATGGGATGAGATTGGTTCTATTTCCATCAGTCACTGTTCTTGTGGGGGTAGCAAGAAGAGTGATGATGAACAAAAGGTTTACCAATTCCTCATGGGTCTTAATGACACATACATTCAAGTTAGGAGCAACATACTAATGATGAAACCTCTTCCAACTGTAAGTACTGTATACAGCATCCTTCTGGCTGATGAGAAGCAGAGACACATATCTAGTACTTCTCAGTTTTCATCAAGTTCTGCTTCTTTCCATGCTGGTACACCTACCTTTACAAATTACCCTGGTTCATCATCCTCTTACCCTGGACCATCCAGGCCACATTTCCCTTCCAAAGTAAACTTTGACTCTCAGAAATCCTCTCTCATATGCAAGTACTACAAGAGGCCTGGACATAGCATTGATAAGTGCTATAGGCTTCATGGTTTCCCTCCTAATTTCGAATTCACTAAGACCAATGGTCCTAGAAAGTCAGCTGCTCATGTTGAACTTGACACTTCTCATGATAATTCTGGGGGATCTGGTTGTTCTGCTGGTCTTGGAGGATCAAACCAGGCTCCTGTATTGCCTGGTCTCACCCAGGAACAACATTCTCAGCTACTGTCCCTGCAGCAGTAG